The following are from one region of the Hydrogenimonas sp. SS33 genome:
- a CDS encoding methyltransferase domain-containing protein, producing the protein MGFDERAKSWDASRRRQVLASSVAGAIREKVGLKPDMRILDMGAGTGLLTEHLLPFVGHVTAVDTSKGMLEKFTRKFAPESRKIDTFHGDILEFEASAPYDGIVSSMTMHHIEDLGALFHKLHTLLKPGGFIAIADLTPEDGTFHDHGNDGVHHFGFEEGELRSLLSGPGFMAASIDMVHTILKGKRRYDIFLLTARKPPCP; encoded by the coding sequence ATGGGTTTTGACGAGAGAGCGAAAAGCTGGGACGCTTCCCGGCGCAGGCAGGTGCTGGCTTCGTCCGTGGCCGGGGCGATCAGAGAGAAAGTCGGGCTGAAACCCGATATGCGGATACTCGATATGGGGGCGGGCACGGGCCTGCTCACGGAGCATCTGCTTCCCTTTGTCGGTCATGTCACCGCCGTGGATACCTCCAAAGGGATGCTGGAGAAATTCACTCGGAAGTTCGCCCCGGAATCCCGGAAGATCGACACGTTTCACGGCGATATTCTGGAGTTCGAAGCTTCCGCACCTTATGACGGCATCGTCAGCTCCATGACGATGCACCATATTGAAGACCTCGGCGCCCTCTTTCACAAACTTCACACCCTCCTGAAACCGGGCGGCTTCATCGCCATCGCCGACCTGACGCCCGAAGACGGCACTTTCCACGACCACGGCAACGACGGGGTTCACCATTTCGGTTTTGAAGAGGGAGAGCTCCGCTCACTTCTTTCAGGGCCGGGGTTTATGGCAGCAAGTATTGATATGGTCCACACTATTTTGAAGGGAAAGCGGAGGTACGACATTTTCCTTCTGACCGCTAGGAAACCACCCTGCCCCTGA
- a CDS encoding diguanylate cyclase, translating to MKTFSMIFRKRRWLWWVTLLLFLLLTLLLGTLRRMVYQDKVSTIVHTETEAATQQIDLVKNHLWELAETFHKFKIDIPQITDIMAGALHAKTMQKRQALRKELFKLLDPSYKYMKQFGLRQLHFHLPGPVSFLRFHRPSKYGDSLAGVREDLDWVNRNKKPIAAFAEGRIFNGFRNVYPIFKNGEFLGTVEISYSFAALEEELRKADTDASYTFLVKRDVMNRKVFKDEKHNYEPSNFKGFYFDKSTLRKDMPLSLATIYAINRAISPEAASIMQAGALKSILFHASNIRGNRHILVTFVPVKNIRKETVAYIVKYDFLPIIDEMRSNLKLSYFFVTIIALLLTILIMLGVVKYIMVKESSTHDPLTGLFNRAVVNAFFNKYIQESHRYGVPFSAIFCDIDHFKRINDTYGHDVGDLILQALAKMLQQNLRESDVLARWGGEEFIILLPDTKLDQAVTVAEKLREAIDAASFPEVGKKITCSFGVAQLQEGENAQAFFKRVDDYLYKAKKSGRNRVVSA from the coding sequence TTGAAAACATTTTCCATGATTTTTCGAAAGCGGAGGTGGCTCTGGTGGGTCACTTTACTTCTTTTCCTGCTGCTGACTCTCCTGTTGGGTACCCTTCGCCGGATGGTTTATCAGGACAAAGTCTCCACAATTGTCCACACAGAAACCGAAGCAGCTACACAGCAGATAGACCTGGTCAAAAACCATCTGTGGGAGTTGGCGGAAACTTTTCACAAATTCAAAATCGACATACCGCAGATCACCGACATCATGGCCGGGGCCCTTCATGCGAAAACGATGCAAAAGCGGCAAGCGCTGCGGAAAGAACTTTTTAAACTACTCGATCCGTCCTATAAATACATGAAGCAGTTCGGCCTGCGTCAGCTCCACTTCCATCTGCCCGGCCCCGTCAGTTTTTTGCGCTTCCACCGTCCTTCGAAATATGGAGATTCCCTCGCCGGGGTCCGTGAAGACCTGGATTGGGTCAACCGAAACAAAAAACCGATCGCCGCTTTCGCCGAAGGGCGCATCTTCAACGGATTCAGGAATGTCTATCCTATTTTCAAAAACGGTGAATTCCTGGGTACCGTGGAGATCTCCTACTCCTTCGCCGCACTGGAAGAGGAGCTTCGCAAAGCGGATACCGACGCTTCCTACACCTTTCTCGTCAAACGGGACGTGATGAACCGAAAAGTTTTCAAGGATGAAAAGCACAACTACGAGCCGAGCAATTTCAAAGGCTTCTACTTCGACAAGTCGACACTTAGAAAAGATATGCCACTCTCACTCGCTACGATCTACGCCATCAACAGAGCCATCAGCCCGGAGGCTGCATCCATCATGCAAGCCGGTGCATTGAAGTCCATCCTCTTCCACGCCTCCAACATCCGGGGCAACAGGCATATTCTCGTCACCTTCGTTCCCGTCAAAAACATCAGGAAAGAGACGGTCGCCTACATCGTTAAATATGATTTCCTTCCGATCATCGACGAAATGAGGTCCAACCTGAAACTCTCCTACTTCTTCGTCACCATCATCGCCCTGTTGTTGACCATTCTCATCATGCTGGGGGTCGTGAAGTACATTATGGTCAAAGAGTCTTCGACCCACGACCCTCTGACCGGGCTTTTCAACAGAGCCGTGGTCAACGCCTTTTTCAACAAATATATCCAGGAGAGCCACCGCTACGGCGTTCCATTCAGCGCCATCTTCTGCGACATCGACCACTTTAAGAGGATCAACGACACCTACGGCCACGATGTGGGCGACCTCATTCTCCAGGCGCTGGCGAAAATGTTGCAACAAAATTTAAGGGAGAGCGACGTACTGGCACGGTGGGGCGGCGAGGAGTTCATCATTCTTCTGCCGGATACCAAGCTAGACCAGGCGGTCACGGTGGCGGAAAAGCTTCGCGAAGCCATCGATGCGGCCTCCTTCCCCGAAGTAGGGAAAAAGATCACCTGCAGTTTCGGCGTCGCCCAGTTGCAGGAGGGTGAAAATGCCCAGGCCTTCTTCAAGCGGGTCGACGACTACCTCTACAAAGCGAAAAAGAGCGGCCGTAACCGTGTCGTCAGTGCCTAA
- a CDS encoding YigZ family protein: MTEAQTEVKRSKFLAVLVPIGRFDAMHARLRAEHPKANHIVWAKRWFNEEGQLQEASSDDGEPKGCAGKPVLQVMRGNGLVECGLFVVRYFGGIKLGTGGMARAYGAAAKEAVAQARLSLFEPAVTLKFHLSFEQIARWEYRLQGFGGCRVSKSFDEKGVWMEVEIPEGREKELSAALENERLPFSIVR; encoded by the coding sequence ATGACCGAAGCCCAAACGGAAGTGAAACGCTCCAAGTTTCTCGCCGTTCTCGTTCCCATCGGCCGTTTCGATGCAATGCATGCGAGGCTGAGGGCGGAGCATCCCAAGGCGAACCATATCGTCTGGGCGAAGCGGTGGTTCAACGAAGAGGGGCAGCTGCAGGAAGCCTCCAGCGACGACGGGGAACCCAAAGGGTGTGCGGGCAAACCGGTACTGCAGGTGATGCGTGGCAACGGCCTGGTGGAATGCGGCCTCTTCGTCGTCCGCTACTTCGGCGGCATCAAGCTCGGCACCGGCGGGATGGCCAGGGCCTACGGCGCCGCGGCGAAGGAGGCGGTGGCGCAGGCTCGTTTGAGCCTTTTTGAGCCGGCCGTGACGCTGAAGTTTCATCTTTCTTTCGAGCAGATAGCGAGGTGGGAGTACCGGCTACAGGGCTTCGGGGGCTGCCGTGTCTCGAAAAGCTTCGACGAAAAGGGGGTCTGGATGGAAGTGGAGATCCCCGAAGGAAGGGAAAAGGAGCTGTCCGCTGCGCTGGAGAACGAGCGCCTGCCGTTTTCGATCGTTCGATAA
- a CDS encoding SprT family zinc-dependent metalloprotease — protein sequence MRSSFAFCCSNGERIEGELIRKRGQKNLYLRIMSDGSLQVSAPVWMGREEIDRFVASKETWIRQRVLRLDTHRKTNPASYEPGSRLWYLGEALPVHAQKASRNRLSLEEGGFCFHMASPEGLEAAWRRLYSRMAESFFRQKVREWSERTGLMPKGLRHRFYKSRWGCCGLDNVITLNTMLMAYEEALVDYVVVHELAHICHKHHRKPFWELVGRFIPDYRERRARLL from the coding sequence GTGAGAAGTTCTTTTGCGTTTTGCTGTAGTAATGGCGAAAGGATCGAAGGGGAACTCATCCGCAAAAGGGGGCAGAAAAACCTCTACCTTCGCATAATGAGTGACGGGTCGCTGCAGGTTTCGGCGCCGGTCTGGATGGGTCGCGAGGAGATAGACCGCTTCGTGGCGAGCAAAGAGACGTGGATACGCCAAAGGGTACTCCGGCTCGATACCCACCGAAAAACCAACCCCGCCTCCTACGAGCCCGGAAGCCGCCTCTGGTATCTGGGGGAGGCGCTGCCCGTGCATGCGCAGAAAGCTTCGCGAAACCGTCTTTCGTTGGAAGAGGGAGGTTTCTGTTTTCATATGGCGTCGCCCGAAGGCCTGGAAGCGGCCTGGAGGCGCCTCTACAGCCGGATGGCGGAGAGCTTCTTCCGCCAAAAAGTGCGGGAGTGGAGCGAACGGACGGGGTTGATGCCGAAGGGGCTGCGCCACCGCTTCTACAAGAGCCGCTGGGGGTGCTGCGGCCTGGACAATGTCATCACCCTCAACACGATGCTCATGGCCTACGAAGAGGCGCTTGTCGACTATGTCGTCGTCCACGAACTGGCCCACATCTGCCACAAACACCACCGGAAGCCCTTCTGGGAGCTGGTGGGAAGATTCATCCCCGATTATCGCGAACGCAGGGCGAGACTGCTTTGA
- a CDS encoding AAA family ATPase, which yields MKLTGRIDKILFQKEGFLIAVLDNGAKVSGSCLITDIDALEKQEVELEGEWQEHPRFGPQFVFESLEIKGSELYFYLTKVVKGVGQKLVKRLIAHYGEEELLRILDEEPQKLLAFKGIKEKKLAQITESWQRYKEIRQLAMFLAPYKIGQSIVSEIYQTFIGKENLIEAIKANPYIITQVKGVGFKRADEMARSMGIDPRSPFRIEAAVGYVMKEIAEQQGSSAVSRKRLMAALHDLLEMEGEEALVGGVIDQMVEKETLVRLEEGGESWFAHRFYYRAEEGLYRFFKARKEKRMPPPAEDMDAFIADMQKQMGISLGEEQKAAVQTLGAGATAMALVGYAGTGKSTVAKTMLELLKRRYGEEAIMTTALSGIAAQRIHDTTGFQSATIQSLLVTHKEKEELPYDVVLLDEASMVNSQIFFQLVSMLREDAVFIIVGDDGQLPPIGAGNILADIVQYELLPVVKLTRIYRQSDEQAITLIADSIRQARVPELSDRYIDFRFVDRSIPDFYAKKATMNEEERRKLREEHNRTILESIKEEAVPTIVEARELLKEKRIGDYLTKIQVITPMRSGLLGVENLNIELQKLFNPSPKHGVKKGPFTYGLYDKVVHIKNENMPAYTPEGFKEGEEAVTQRIYNGMIGLIFKMDPEEEECFVYYPTEGVVVRYGYEHLGEYLTLAYALTIHKTQGMEYDTVIIPMTFSHYIMHNTKLLYTAVTRAKKMCIVVGEAAAFKSACRRIDTTKRTTVLGLLAKAEV from the coding sequence TTGAAGCTGACGGGACGCATCGACAAAATCCTCTTTCAGAAGGAGGGCTTTCTCATCGCCGTGCTGGACAACGGCGCCAAAGTCTCCGGCAGCTGCCTCATCACCGATATCGACGCGCTGGAGAAACAGGAGGTGGAACTGGAGGGGGAGTGGCAGGAGCATCCGCGCTTTGGGCCGCAATTCGTTTTCGAGTCGCTGGAGATCAAGGGTAGCGAACTCTACTTCTACCTGACCAAGGTGGTCAAAGGGGTGGGGCAGAAGCTGGTGAAGCGGCTCATCGCCCACTACGGGGAGGAAGAACTGCTGCGCATCCTCGACGAGGAGCCGCAGAAGCTGCTGGCGTTTAAAGGGATCAAAGAGAAGAAGCTGGCGCAGATTACCGAAAGCTGGCAGCGCTACAAGGAGATCCGCCAGCTGGCGATGTTCCTGGCCCCCTACAAAATCGGCCAGAGTATCGTCAGCGAAATCTACCAGACCTTCATCGGCAAAGAGAATCTCATCGAGGCGATCAAAGCCAATCCCTACATCATCACCCAGGTCAAAGGGGTCGGTTTCAAGCGCGCCGACGAGATGGCCCGCTCCATGGGCATCGACCCCCGTTCCCCCTTTCGCATCGAAGCGGCCGTCGGGTATGTGATGAAGGAGATCGCCGAGCAGCAAGGTAGCAGTGCCGTGAGTCGCAAGCGGCTGATGGCGGCGCTGCACGACCTGCTGGAGATGGAGGGGGAAGAGGCGCTCGTCGGCGGCGTCATCGATCAGATGGTCGAAAAGGAGACGCTCGTCCGGCTGGAGGAGGGGGGTGAGAGCTGGTTCGCCCACCGTTTCTACTACCGGGCGGAAGAGGGTCTTTACCGCTTTTTCAAGGCACGAAAGGAAAAGCGGATGCCGCCCCCGGCGGAGGATATGGACGCCTTTATCGCTGATATGCAGAAGCAGATGGGCATTTCCCTGGGGGAGGAGCAGAAGGCCGCCGTGCAGACTCTGGGCGCTGGGGCCACCGCCATGGCGCTGGTGGGCTACGCCGGTACGGGAAAGAGTACCGTCGCAAAGACGATGCTGGAGCTTTTGAAGAGGCGCTACGGCGAAGAGGCCATCATGACCACGGCGCTCAGCGGCATCGCCGCCCAGCGTATTCACGACACGACGGGATTTCAGAGCGCCACCATCCAGAGCCTTCTGGTGACCCACAAGGAGAAGGAGGAGCTTCCCTACGATGTGGTGCTGCTGGACGAAGCCTCCATGGTCAACTCCCAGATCTTCTTCCAGCTCGTCTCCATGCTCAGGGAGGATGCCGTATTCATCATTGTCGGGGACGACGGGCAGCTTCCCCCCATCGGAGCCGGCAATATCCTGGCTGATATTGTCCAATATGAACTGCTTCCCGTCGTCAAGCTGACCCGCATCTACCGCCAGAGCGACGAGCAGGCCATCACCCTCATCGCTGACAGCATCCGCCAGGCCCGGGTACCGGAACTCTCGGACCGTTACATCGACTTTCGCTTCGTCGACCGCTCCATCCCCGACTTCTACGCCAAAAAAGCGACGATGAACGAAGAGGAGCGGCGGAAGCTGCGGGAGGAGCACAACCGGACGATCCTCGAAAGCATCAAGGAGGAGGCGGTCCCGACGATCGTGGAAGCGAGAGAGCTGCTGAAAGAAAAGAGAATCGGCGACTACCTCACCAAAATCCAGGTCATCACCCCGATGCGAAGCGGCCTGCTGGGGGTGGAAAACCTCAATATCGAGCTGCAGAAACTCTTCAACCCCTCCCCCAAACACGGTGTTAAAAAGGGCCCCTTCACCTACGGCCTCTACGACAAAGTGGTCCACATCAAAAACGAAAACATGCCCGCCTACACGCCCGAAGGTTTCAAGGAGGGGGAAGAGGCCGTCACTCAGCGCATCTACAACGGGATGATCGGCCTCATCTTCAAAATGGACCCGGAAGAGGAGGAGTGTTTCGTCTACTATCCCACCGAGGGGGTGGTGGTCCGTTACGGTTACGAGCACCTGGGTGAATATCTGACCCTCGCCTACGCCCTGACGATCCACAAGACCCAGGGGATGGAGTACGACACCGTCATCATTCCCATGACCTTCAGCCACTACATCATGCACAATACCAAACTGCTCTACACAGCCGTGACGAGGGCGAAGAAGATGTGCATCGTCGTCGGAGAAGCCGCCGCCTTCAAAAGCGCCTGTCGCCGTATCGACACGACGAAGCGGACGACGGTGCTGGGGCTACTGGCGAAGGCGGAAGTTTAG
- a CDS encoding 2,3,4,5-tetrahydropyridine-2,6-carboxylate N-succinyltransferase produces MAIQEIQSKEAFKSFVENVESQAGYRKPVAFGICRVDRGQKNREKILQAVYPLINWNENYGSAAVFIAALQESGEVVDFNAAEQVFEVSDAFVVNAVNAFAPFIPEACGDAHKNVQVVTTLAGIAEAEMLDDIYKVVFLFEDAAPQSVEAVYLKLYALSLGKAALRSVNLTGAFGILHNCAWFGNEPFELDWLRDNEIDLKLNGAYPEIESVDKFPRYLQHIIPADNTRILDSAKVRMGAQLHPGTTVMPGASYINFNAGTTGAVMVEGRISSSAIVGPGSDVGGGASILGVLSGTNGNPVTIGENVLLGANSVTGIPLGDGCIVDAGIAVLEGTKFVIAKAELEKIKEVNPDWDVAVEEENIFKGVELAGKNGIHFRQESTTGRMIAMRSRREVKLNEELH; encoded by the coding sequence ATGGCCATCCAAGAGATTCAGAGCAAAGAGGCGTTTAAATCATTTGTAGAGAATGTGGAGTCCCAGGCCGGATACCGCAAGCCCGTGGCGTTCGGCATCTGCCGGGTCGACCGTGGGCAGAAAAACCGTGAGAAGATCCTGCAGGCGGTCTATCCGTTGATCAACTGGAACGAAAACTACGGTTCCGCAGCCGTCTTCATCGCCGCACTGCAGGAGAGCGGAGAGGTGGTCGACTTCAACGCCGCCGAACAGGTTTTCGAGGTGAGCGACGCCTTCGTCGTCAACGCGGTCAACGCCTTCGCCCCGTTCATTCCCGAAGCCTGCGGGGATGCCCACAAAAACGTGCAGGTGGTCACGACCCTGGCGGGTATCGCCGAGGCGGAGATGCTCGACGACATCTACAAAGTGGTCTTTCTTTTCGAAGATGCGGCACCCCAGAGTGTGGAGGCGGTCTATCTAAAGCTTTATGCCCTCTCTCTGGGCAAAGCGGCCCTTCGTAGCGTCAATCTGACCGGCGCCTTCGGCATTCTGCACAACTGTGCGTGGTTCGGCAACGAGCCTTTCGAACTCGACTGGCTGCGCGACAACGAGATCGACCTCAAACTCAACGGCGCCTATCCCGAAATCGAGAGCGTCGACAAATTCCCCCGATACCTGCAGCATATCATTCCAGCGGACAATACCCGCATTCTCGACAGTGCGAAGGTGCGCATGGGGGCGCAGCTCCATCCGGGCACGACGGTCATGCCGGGGGCGAGCTACATCAACTTCAATGCCGGAACCACCGGCGCGGTGATGGTGGAGGGGCGTATCTCCAGCTCCGCCATCGTCGGGCCCGGCAGCGACGTGGGCGGCGGCGCCTCCATCCTCGGCGTGCTCAGCGGTACCAACGGCAACCCTGTCACCATCGGTGAAAACGTCCTTCTGGGCGCCAACAGCGTCACCGGCATTCCCTTGGGTGACGGCTGCATCGTCGATGCGGGCATCGCGGTACTGGAAGGGACCAAATTCGTCATCGCCAAAGCGGAGCTAGAAAAGATCAAAGAGGTCAATCCCGACTGGGATGTGGCGGTCGAAGAGGAAAATATCTTCAAAGGGGTGGAACTGGCCGGCAAAAACGGCATCCATTTCCGCCAAGAGAGTACGACCGGCCGCATGATCGCCATGCGCAGCCGGCGTGAAGTGAAACTGAACGAAGAGCTGCACTGA
- a CDS encoding GNAT family N-acyltransferase gives MKIVRVTDPEKMHEIYRFRYRIFCEEIHMLDPKNYPDGEEKDEYDPFAEHFMILDDKNDIVGTFRLVLNNPLGFPGLNHMHLESLLETYDADRLAEFSRIAIAKNHRGLRNMISLVKLLLKRGCIYLKRKKIDFVFFAVEDAFYRIIMMTRLPFKKVAGGIEYFGKERNLLIMDYNELREKHPIFCR, from the coding sequence TTGAAAATCGTTCGTGTTACCGATCCGGAAAAGATGCATGAAATTTACCGTTTCCGATACCGGATTTTCTGTGAAGAGATCCATATGCTTGATCCAAAGAATTATCCTGACGGTGAAGAGAAGGATGAATACGACCCATTCGCCGAACATTTTATGATCCTGGATGACAAGAACGATATTGTCGGAACATTTCGCCTTGTTCTGAACAATCCACTCGGATTTCCGGGACTCAACCATATGCACCTGGAATCATTGTTGGAAACCTACGATGCCGATCGTCTTGCCGAATTTTCCCGAATCGCAATCGCCAAGAATCACAGGGGCCTTCGCAACATGATCAGTCTCGTCAAACTTCTCTTGAAAAGAGGTTGCATCTATTTGAAACGCAAGAAAATCGATTTTGTCTTTTTCGCCGTAGAAGATGCATTCTATCGGATTATCATGATGACCCGTCTGCCTTTTAAAAAAGTGGCAGGCGGAATCGAATATTTCGGAAAAGAGAGAAATCTGCTCATTATGGACTACAATGAATTGAGGGAAAAACACCCGATTTTCTGTCGATAA
- a CDS encoding phosphomannomutase/phosphoglucomutase, with protein MQHIFREYDIRGVFGEDLTEERVKLIGYFLGKKIKEKGDYAVVSYDARVHSPTLSDWLVSGLNAAEVIVLHAGMVPTPVNYFCNFNSFKVGAKVVTPAGGIQITGSHNPPEYNGFKITIDKAPFYGEAIYALGKEVEANSAMAIPDETESIAIDALGRYVDYLADAFGGLKGFDPQMAIDCGNGAAGVAVEPLLERLEIPAQKLYCEPDGTFPNHHPDPSEEENLEDLKKAMEKGRHYGFAFDGDGDRIAFLSRNHNFKGDILALFFAKAMAAEGKKPTVIGEVKCSQVMYDEINKTGKAIMHKTGHSNLKVLLKETGADLAAEVSGHIFFNDRYFGYDDAIYAMMRILEMLKNGFDFDAEFEKLPKTYSTDEIKVPTTDAKKFAIVDALKKILQSRREALGIRDIVTIDGVRVIFDEGWGLVRASNTTPILVTRFEAQSPEALERIRKVMNGLIEEAKEEVG; from the coding sequence TTGCAGCATATTTTCAGAGAGTATGACATCCGCGGCGTTTTCGGTGAGGATCTGACCGAAGAGCGGGTCAAACTCATCGGCTATTTTCTCGGAAAAAAGATCAAGGAGAAGGGCGACTACGCCGTTGTCAGTTACGATGCCAGGGTCCACTCGCCGACCCTCTCCGACTGGCTGGTCAGCGGCCTTAACGCTGCGGAAGTGATCGTTCTGCATGCGGGGATGGTCCCCACCCCCGTCAACTATTTCTGCAACTTCAACAGCTTCAAAGTGGGCGCCAAAGTGGTGACGCCCGCCGGCGGCATCCAGATTACCGGCTCCCACAACCCGCCGGAGTACAACGGCTTCAAAATCACCATCGACAAAGCCCCCTTCTACGGAGAGGCGATCTATGCGCTGGGCAAAGAGGTGGAGGCCAACAGTGCGATGGCAATTCCCGACGAGACGGAGAGCATCGCCATCGACGCGCTCGGCCGCTATGTCGACTACCTGGCCGACGCCTTTGGGGGGCTGAAGGGGTTCGACCCGCAGATGGCTATCGACTGCGGGAACGGCGCGGCGGGCGTCGCCGTCGAACCGCTGCTGGAGCGCCTGGAGATACCGGCGCAGAAACTCTACTGCGAGCCCGACGGCACCTTCCCCAACCACCATCCCGACCCCAGCGAGGAGGAGAACCTGGAGGACCTGAAAAAGGCGATGGAGAAGGGCAGACATTACGGCTTCGCCTTCGACGGCGACGGCGACCGGATCGCCTTTTTGAGCCGAAATCACAATTTCAAAGGGGACATTCTGGCCCTCTTCTTCGCAAAGGCGATGGCGGCGGAAGGGAAGAAGCCCACGGTCATCGGGGAGGTCAAATGCTCCCAGGTGATGTACGACGAAATCAACAAAACCGGCAAGGCGATCATGCACAAAACGGGCCACTCCAACCTGAAGGTGCTGCTCAAGGAGACCGGCGCCGACCTGGCGGCGGAAGTGAGCGGGCACATCTTCTTCAACGACCGCTACTTCGGCTACGACGACGCCATCTACGCCATGATGCGGATACTGGAGATGCTCAAAAACGGTTTCGATTTCGATGCGGAGTTCGAAAAGCTTCCCAAAACCTACAGCACCGACGAGATCAAGGTCCCCACAACCGATGCGAAGAAGTTCGCCATTGTCGACGCGCTCAAAAAGATTCTACAAAGCCGGCGTGAGGCGCTGGGCATCCGGGACATCGTCACCATCGACGGGGTGAGGGTCATCTTCGATGAGGGGTGGGGGCTGGTGCGCGCCAGCAACACGACCCCCATACTCGTCACCCGTTTCGAAGCCCAGAGCCCCGAAGCTTTGGAGCGTATCCGAAAGGTGATGAACGGGTTGATCGAAGAGGCGAAAGAGGAAGTCGGGTGA
- a CDS encoding GGDEF domain-containing protein: protein MKITRQFDLVLKTAITVLAVLTTVMFYLYLQVDKTLVSTRQEMTDMLIERYVMELENAVDLIKEETGGALLAELAENRSLREHLEKDLNHFRTKELEDVFAVFRDSHGHYRYLLDTEPDPEEKAIFRQRFEPVSDVWDRVYATKKRQIHRHVEKGSLWVTAAIPIVENGTVSAVLGSDLSAHIRSDVDRHFTQIKSIMLGVAFVILVLLIFGYLQIYYYFKGRSRSFVDPLTGSCNRKFFYEILAPGEYRNFHIIMYDVDNFKQVNDTCGHETGDDVLRMLSARVRKLLRQEDYLVRFGGEEFVAFVKSRGEKETVEIAERIRKAIESTPFIIGEKSLSVTISLGINTDVGESPDAEDAVEKADRELYRAKKAGRNRICIRGRVVS from the coding sequence ATGAAGATTACGCGACAGTTCGACCTGGTTCTCAAAACGGCAATAACCGTTCTCGCCGTTTTGACCACCGTCATGTTCTATCTCTACCTCCAGGTCGACAAAACCCTTGTCTCCACAAGGCAGGAGATGACGGATATGCTGATCGAGCGCTACGTCATGGAGTTGGAAAACGCCGTGGATCTGATCAAAGAGGAGACGGGGGGAGCGCTCCTTGCCGAACTCGCCGAAAACAGGAGTCTCAGAGAACATCTTGAAAAGGACCTGAACCACTTCAGAACAAAAGAGCTGGAAGATGTTTTTGCGGTTTTCAGAGATTCGCATGGACATTACCGCTATCTACTCGATACAGAGCCCGATCCGGAGGAGAAAGCGATATTCCGGCAACGGTTCGAACCTGTGTCGGATGTATGGGACAGGGTCTATGCAACCAAAAAGAGGCAGATCCACAGACACGTTGAAAAGGGCTCTTTGTGGGTAACCGCAGCTATCCCGATTGTAGAAAACGGGACCGTGTCGGCGGTTCTGGGCAGTGACCTTTCGGCACATATTCGCAGCGATGTGGATCGACACTTCACGCAGATCAAGTCGATCATGCTGGGGGTTGCCTTTGTCATACTCGTTTTGCTGATTTTCGGATATCTGCAGATCTACTACTATTTCAAAGGGCGCTCCAGAAGTTTTGTCGATCCTTTGACGGGTAGCTGCAACAGAAAGTTTTTCTATGAGATACTGGCACCGGGAGAGTATAGGAATTTCCATATCATTATGTACGATGTAGACAACTTCAAACAGGTCAACGATACATGCGGACACGAGACGGGAGATGATGTTTTGCGAATGTTGTCGGCCCGTGTAAGAAAACTCTTGAGACAAGAGGATTATCTGGTTCGTTTCGGCGGGGAAGAGTTTGTTGCTTTTGTCAAAAGCAGAGGCGAGAAAGAGACGGTAGAGATCGCGGAAAGGATCAGAAAAGCGATAGAAAGCACACCTTTCATCATCGGGGAAAAGAGCCTCTCTGTAACCATATCTCTGGGTATCAATACCGATGTGGGCGAATCACCCGATGCGGAAGATGCCGTGGAAAAGGCGGACAGGGAACTCTACCGCGCCAAAAAAGCGGGACGTAATCGCATCTGCATCAGGGGCAGGGTGGTTTCCTAG